In Salvia miltiorrhiza cultivar Shanhuang (shh) chromosome 4, IMPLAD_Smil_shh, whole genome shotgun sequence, the DNA window ACCAGGAACTCTACAATCACACCCATCAACGTGTATCCACCATAGATGAAATCTCTTTCTCAATAGAGATCTTCTCTTTAGGTGGTGGAGGGGGAGGGCAAGCTTCAAACAGTGGCTTCCCACATAGTCCACCATTTTTAGAAAAGCTGTTCTCATCAAACTCCCCCCCCCAACATCAAGAATTAAGCCACTAAGATTATTGTTAGAGGACATTGAGAAATTCAAGATTAGAGAAATCAAACGGTGGTATGCCTCCACTTAACTGATTGTCTTGAGCAAGGAAAGTCAGCAGACCTGAGACACGGGACAAATCCAGGATGTTACCAGAGAAGCCGTTATCCCTGATACATCTAGCCTCTTCAGATTGCCCAGAAGCGAGAGGGAGGTGGGGAGGTTGCTTGAGAAGATATTCCCATGCAAATCTATGTGTCAAGCTTCTGATTTTGATCTCTTCAGGGACCACTCCAACGAGGCGATTGGAGCTGAGGTTGAGAAGAGCAAGAACCTTGGTCGCACAGAGAGAGGCAGCATTGAGTTCATCAGTGAGGGTGAGCTCAGAAAGATCAAGTCACACCTTTCCAGCCATCGTTGCATGGATCTGAGCTCATATTCCAGCCCCAGTTCACTTCTCTCACATTGTCTCCCCAGGAAAGTCTTGCCATGAACTTGACTAGAGCATCCCTTGCTTCTGGTGTTTCTGCATTTATCACTGATAACAACAGGTGAGAGAATAAGATGAAGATGAATGATATATTTACATGATCCATATCACGCATCTGCTGACATGATGTTGTGTTACTCTTCTTATTTCTGTTCAGCTCAAGTGAACAAGTTCCATGTGAAAGAAAAATAGCTGAAAATGGTGACAGAAACCAATTGGCTGAGTTTACAAAGAAACTCTGTAGAAACAAAAAATAACTGACAGAAGAGTCAAAAAGAAGTTGTGCTGGTGCTTGAAAAGCTATATAGGATTTTCCATTACTATCACTGCTGCCCTTGATAAATCCTAGAGGAATACTTCTATAGTCCTAAACTAATCTCAAGAACTGGTCAGTCAGACACAatgtctttttctttttgttcctttttctcgtgtgtgtgtgtgtgtgcgtgtgcgCGTGTGTGTGTATTCTATTTCCTTTGTCTGAATCAATCAAAGAAAACGAACAACGAACTATGAAGCAACCAAGAAATCAAGGAGCACTTGCTGCTGTATTGCtaataaattatcaattatGTCCGTACATTTGAGTAAACAAATAGTTACAAAATATTACACCGTATCACGACCATGACAAGGTTGTGAATAACCTACATATTGTGAAACAAATAGGATTGGACTAAGCTACATACAGAGAGTGTGTTTCCGAAATCAAAAACCACAAAAAATTATAAGGTCAATACTGCCGAGTTACTAAAGAAACGACTGGAACCTTTTTGTGATTCTCTAATCTCAGCAGAGGCAAATCCACTTCATCGCAGAATTGAGTAAGTAATGAACTCGGTCGAAGTGAAGTGAAAAGGTTGGTGGGGGATGGGATTCCTGAAATAAATTAGTCAATAATGTCATTACTTTGTACAGGGAAAAAAGGCAGTTCAAAAGATAGCAATTGAACTAGAACTTTTAACTCACGGTCGAGGCCCATAAACTTTGATTTGGCGCAGGTGCGTATCCCTTCCGTTTAGATGATTCGACAAAACAGCAATTTGCAACATGAAGGTATTCACAAAAGTTTCCCTAACATATTCATCACCAAGGATGTTCTTCAGTTTACTAGTAAACAAATAGGAGGTCTTCTGAAAACCCGGAGAAAGTACATGAAATGCAATGGGGAGACATTATGCTTCATTTCTTTTGGAAGTAAGATGATTTGTGTCCACAAAAGCATGAAAGAAATCTTTCGAGAATAATGAACCAATCCGAGAAGAAAGCCTGCCATGCTTCTAGTTCATAGTTCTTTTTCGTGTGAGTTAGgacaaattttgaaattttttcaAACTAGAAAATAATAACTAATGCTACAACAGTCTATAAGTTTAATCAACAATGATAAAGAATAATGAATCTATTGCACAGATATATGCTCTcaaattttgagattttgaaacTAGCATCTAATAACTACTGCTACTACAAGTTTAAGCAGCAAAGATAAAGGCCATGAATCTATTACACTGATATATGCTCTACAAAATTCAGATTTTGAAACTAGCATCCAATAACTACTGGTGCCGCAAGTTTAAATCAacaaaagataaagaataatgAATCTAGTACACGATATATGCTCTTCGAATGTGATGAAACAAAAACTAATATAATCAAGAATGAAGAACGGGGTATGTTCTTCACCTCGGATCACTCCCCGACAATGATATATATACCCAACCAGTTGGTTTAACAAGCTCCACTGTCTTTATCTCCTGAGAACACATCAAATCAGAACTTGAGCAATCTCTGGCAGAGTTTATGCAACCACAGTTAATGTGACCAACAGAAACTGATCAATATAGAATTCAATTCAGCACCTTCAAGTTGTGGAAACCATCACCAGCTCTAATCGAGATCTTGCTAGGAGTGTAGCTCTCATCTAGCTTGAAATCGACATACAGAACAACTAATTGAAGTTTAACTTTCTTTTGGAACTGGATGTTAACAAGATGAGGCTGTGCACCATCCGACCTAAAATGcaccaaaaattcaaaaattcaaGCATTTTGCCACACCTAAACAATATCATTACCAGAAAATTTTAATACCGGAAACTCAAACATCATGCACCCATCAAACTCATGAAAAGGACTCAAACACAGTTACAAATAAGCCTCAATTTAATATAAGAAGCGTAGAATTTAGTATAAATATGCAAAAGAAATGAAGAGGTATTAACTGCCAGTATGTATCGAGATTGTCGTCGCGGAGGGAAGCGACGCCGTTTCCGGGCTTGCAGGAGCTGACGCTCCAGGCGGCCTTCTTGGCCATATCACGGAGGTCGTCGTCCACCACCAGCTGCGGGTTGCCGCCGGTCAGCTTCCCTTCCTCCTCCCCCTCCGACGACTCCGCCATTTTTAGACCGTTGCACCTGATTTGGGTGTTAGGGTTAAGCCCTAATTTGAACTATGATTTACTACCTATTCAAAATGAATGCGATTGTGCCACTCACTGATAAATAGTACtactatcaatttttttttctttttcttttctttttttctaagCGGGAAAATAAACTTTTGAAGATTAGAgctttttatttaaatttaatctaAACATTTTGAAATTTCAAGCATTTCCTCAAGTATCTTTTTGAAGATTTAACAAGATTAAAGCATTTGGTAACATCAATATTATCCTAAGGATCACAACGACGGTCTTATTTTTGAAGTGTGTAAATTCGATGTTCTCAATAAAAATTAGACTAAAAACATATAAATAGATGTTAGATATGAATTATGTTAACGTGCTCACAAATAACAGACGGCATattcatttgtataattgaataaGCATGATAACTGCAAAATGCTTCCAATAAATCATTTTACTATATTATCACAACCCTCTCCATCCTTTAAAAGTTTGCCCCAactacacaaattttaataaaaattgatgaaaAGTTATTTACTTGGAAGGTCATATACAAAAATAGTATTTAAAAGATTGTAATTGTAAAATTGATGGTGAAGtcatatataaaaatagaaagtaAGGAGATTGAGGCAAACTTTGGACGTACaccccaaaaaggaaattgggGCAAACTTTTTAGGGACGGAAGGAATACTTTTTTGTCCATGAAAATTATAATTCCTCTGTTCCACTCTAATAAGCTCACTTTTTTTTTGCGCAcaagattaagaaacttactttttaggagGAAAATAGTGTGATCCACATTaattaagtacatttttttactcaaaataaaaaatgagtctattcaaatgggacggatggaataATATAATTTGAAAGGTACGATTTGAATACATGATTGAGGATGTGTATAAACTAGAGAAAATAGACCCACTAAAATTGCACCCACTAAAATTGCACGGagaaaataaaccatcaaagtTGGTGTTTTAATGTTGTGTTTGGTAGGCTTAATATGGCAAGATTGCTTAGGTATCTTTAATTTTACTGTTTTGTAGCCAATATTCGTAGtaattgataacactcattttttcatgattttaatgttcttatgatgttaattttataaggaattgagtgtttgatgattattttgtatttaaattgttttattttgtgaaatatgatacttgctcgtattttgatgaattttacagaaatatgcaGTCTGAATTTGGACCGatggtcttaatgaaagttgtataGAGTTGGCAAAATGGGCGGGTTGGGCCAGCCCGGGCTTATGAGATTGACCGGGTCGGGCCCGGTCGGGCCAAATTTGACCGGGCTACCAATTTACAAAACTCGGCCCAACCTCAGCCGGGCCACCGGGCGGTTGGACCAAACCCGCCcaatgaattttttattattaagttcttttttatatttataaaaaattaaataaactaaaatcaatctaaatgataattataaacaaaataaaaatataaatcatactaaaattataaattaaaataaaaaatataaaacaattgtttcaaaaaaaaaaaaaaaaggtaagcAAAGCTAATTTATCAATTGGCCTTTCCTGCCATTCTTACTTTCAAACACAAAAATAACATTATTATTCTATTATTGCTTCAAATAAGTAGAGTATATTTCTCCATAAATTTGGATGTTGTAATGAACAGAAATTGTAGCACTCACTCTTCGTCATCTTTAAAATGACTAGCGGATGTAAATTTGAACTAAATTTATATGAATAGGAATATACAGTATCAGTTACCTTTTTTCCCCCCTAATTTTCATCCGACTTCGGGAGAGTGAAAAAGATAAAATTTGTTGGCAGGTCCAGTGTTCTTCACAAAATTGTTTGTCAAATCTCATTTGTTTCCCTTagtcttaaataaattgattatgTTTTGCCTTAAATATGTGAAATTAGAAAGGATAAATTAGGCTAATTagtaatagaatattaaaaaaaatcgggcgggctttttagccccAAAGCCCGGTCGGGCCGGCGGGCTGAttgggcgggctttttaggcccAATTTTTTTCGGGTCTCTATTTTATAGAGCCTAACCCAACCCTAAATACAGGTGGTTCGGGCCGggctgatttttttttcagctctaaagttgtagttcgtctcgatacaagttcgtaggcgcaaaccgTTCGCAAATCCGAATTCGAACGAGAAAGATAAGGTTGAAATAAGAAAATCGCGCGCATCAGTGAATAGCATCCGACTGGAATTTCTGAATTTTCGGGCTTTTGCAGGATTTTgagattttatcagtattttcgagttctacactgtatttatctttTGTGCCTATATAGGTCCTTTTttctgacctattagacacctcTTTTCACCcatcttctttctcttttcatatttttcagttttagattAGAATTTTTATAGCTTTTATAGATTAGATgtcttttcctgcaagattgaAAAATTCAACATTCAAGTAGTTGTCAGTTGTCACGATTGTTTTCTGGAAGTTTATTTTCAATTgttatctttttaattatgttcatgttttatttcattatgtctgattaagtttttaatatgattctagggtttgtaaatagttgattagATTTATGTGATTAACTTGTTAATACATTTTtgtcttccagtttatgatcATAGTGCTTGAATTCTtatgaattatctgatcaataatttgcatatttagttattcggtttgagacctagcggagataactgtttagcggattcaggaatgtgtaatatgattttaaccttgagacctggcggaaatagagaatttactaatctacgatcggtGCTCCTCTaacgagagtaattgattaattgtgTGATTTCTCATCATAGCTAGATTAATCTGGTAATTAGGATAAataggttgattatgtgaatttgattaacGAATTTACAACCCTGGGATCAGTCGTTTATCATCtgaattttatatttgatttttattcgttctgtttttatctttattatCTACTTCTTATTCTGCTTGTCTGTCTACTGTGATAGTTTAAATTGGGAGTACTTAGAGTTATTTCGCTTatcagtccctgaggatacgataccCAGTTACTATttatgtgctacaattacactgtttagttgtaatttttatcgctaataaaatagtgatcagtaATAGAGGCTTGGGTTTAGATGAAGCCCGGACAAAATTTCACTGTTCCTCTCTAGTAAACATAATCGACCAACACCCTCAGATTATTGTACATGGATTCTACGGTATCCAATATTAAGAATGAAAATTACTACTCCTttcgtcccgctattcatgacACGTTGCTtttcgacacggagattaaggagaaacAAGTTAAGTGAATAAAGAGTGTGGTGTTTGTGATTAAGGGATTATTAATTGTTTCTATTTTATCAAGACTTTATACTTGTTACAATTTTGATTCAATAATCTGAATAGCTTCAGATTCCCATTCAATGACTgagcaaaaaaaaatttgtttatAAACTGAGAAATTAGAGATTCGTAgaacaaaaataagaagatagcAACAAAATAAGGTCACGgtcaaaaaattcaaaaaatctgAAACAAGATTTGGCAACATTTTGGACTTTTCTTTCTTCTGCAACAAGATCACAGCAACATAATCtgaaaaattcaaattactcaaaactaaaaattccaacaatttccATAATCAAAGATCAACAAATTCCAAAACTAAAAATCGAAATTCAAGAACCATATTCACTAGCTGCTATCCATCCGACATGATgagggagtgagagagagaggcaggggCGTGGCTATCGTCACTTGGAATCGAGTGGGAaaattggggatctagggctcgGTTCTTTTACAGAGAGGGGTGTGAAGTCGCTGGTGTTTGTGGAGCCGCCTAGGAGGCGGTGAAGTCGGTGTGGGCGGCGCACTCCACCGATGCCGCTGCTACGAGAGCCCTAGGAGGTGGTGAAGTCGGTGTGTGCAGCACACTCCGCCGTCGCGCATTCCGACGGCGCTATGTAAGATAGAGAGTAAGATAAAGTGAGAGACACATCTGAGACGAACATGGAGGCGGAGTGAGGGCAGGGAGAAATAGATctcgagagagatagagaaaaaATGGGGTTACCTGAGACAGGGGGCGGCGGTGCGACAGCAACAGCGATGGCGGGACTCACCAAAGTGGCGAAAATTCAAAGAGAAAAGGGAGGCAGGGAACCCTAGAAATTGGAGTAAGAGAAAAGCAAGGTAGGAGGGAGAAGAAGAGGCGGCGTGGGTGGAGGCGGAAGAGGAGGGTGGGTGGACGCGGAGTCGCCGTGCCGTCGCCGTGGAGAAGGAGAGGCGGCCAGGGTGTAGCAgctgagagagaaagagagttagAGTGAGAGTAGGTTTTAATTAAAGTAGGTTTTATTAGGCATTTAATTAGTGCtttgattaaaattaactattccttattattttctaaaatagaAACGAGCCGTTATCAATGGGAGAATCCAAAATGGAATACGTGCCATGAAtagcgggacagagggagtagatTATCTTCAAATCAAGTTGAAAATCATCCCTATAAACTCAATTTCAGAGAGATGAAAAGGTATCTTCACTTCTGAAGTTGTTCCCCGCTGCAATTGCTTTCATATCCTTCCTCGATAAACTGCTTTTCGTCTCTCTCTTTGTTCTCACCGCAAGAGTTCAATAAATTTTGAGTTGATGGTGGGCCCGCTGCAAAGAGTTTTAAACTGAATTCTATTGTTTTCTCCAATCATGTTATAAGTTATAACCTCATGTAGATATGAAATGTTTTCTCCAATCTTTTATTTGGTTTGTTACAGTTTACCTTATCTTTTATATTATGCATCGACATTCGTAAGATTATCATAGTTATAACAGTGCAATATTTTGGTTtttacattttcattttcaactaCGTTAACTCAAAAGGAGTAGCaattacataaattttaaattcaattgaGGATAAAATAATCATATTATGTGTTTATCTTGGTTTTTATCTAGTATACCAAATGACATTTTCATGCTATCCAAGTTTCCGATCTGGGATACCAAACACAAGTATTAAGTAGTACTCTCCAtgtcccattgataatgactcacttttttttttagtttgttcCATTGATAACGGCTTATTTCATAAAAGGAAACCACTTTCTCTCACAAAAAATTGTGGGCTCCCACCATTTTATATCACTTTTACCCTTAAAttactcttcttcttaataactgtgcccaaaagtaatgagccattattaatgggacggagggagtaccaatCACCCCTTCCCAATGAGGCatagctcaagtggcaaagttgaggcactcaaagactctcatttgtgagaggtcttgaggTCAATCCCACCCACGTGCGGGTAGTTTcccacttttgtgtgggtaTTTGTTCCGCCTGCGTGCatgttgcttatttgattatgtaatagatatctcttgtaatttttttaaaaagaaagtaCTAACCACCCCTTATTAATTTTACCACCCTACCAAAATGTTTAGATTTTGTAAATATGAAGTGTACGAATGATATTTAAGGCCTTGTTTGGTAGGCTTGATAAAAGCCTTGATAGATTAGCGATCTCACCTTATTTGACCGTAAGGTATTTTTACCACCCTACCAAAATGTTTAGATTTTGTAAATATGAAGTGTACGAATGATATTTAAGGCCTTGTTTGGTAGGCTTGATAAAAGCCCTAATAGATTAGCGACCTCACCTTATCTGACCGTATGGTATCTGATATAACTTAACGGGAAGACCCATCCCATATTATTCTCTCAGCccgttaaaaaaatattgttcacttttaataaacatatcTGAAACTCAACCTCGAAAATTGTtcacttttaataaacatatcTGAAACTCAACCTCAAATATGTTTTCGATCTTGAATGATATTCTTGGTTATCTTTagtaaatgtttttttttaaaacttattttcttttcattttttttttttggccttttcataatattagtTCTTATTATTGgaaattcttctttatttttttattttttattctctatattcagttaaaattattttttattgtatttaattttttatatgataattgagttaatATCTATtttatatacttcctccgtcccattaaagttggccacgttcttttcggcacggagattaagaaagggaTAGTTAGTGTTTAATTAAATGTGATCCatcaaaattaatgaattaattaaaatttcctTCAACCTAACTTCATTGCATCTGGTGATGGCAACGGCGATGGCGCCGGTGGTTGCCGCTCGCCCCTCACCCAAACCAGACTTCACCTTCACAGGCGAATCAACGACAGGCGAGCTTCGGCGCCCATCAAAGCGAGGCTTCGATTTTCAGCCAAAGCCAAAAAAAGGCTTCAATCAAAAATTAATCCAAGCTTCGCGTCACCTTCCTCACCCAAACCAAGCTTCAATTTTCAGctaaaaaccaaaaaaatgaaagagaTAACCCAATCGACACTCCATCGCTCACCCCCAAATCGACGGACCCAGGCTTCGATTTTCAACCGCTGTGAAATCCCCTCGCCCCTCGCCGAAAATCGAAGCTGAGACGGTGATTTTAGATCTAGGGTTTGTGAGAGAAGGGCGGCGCCGTGGCTGGGGAAACGAGCGGCGGTGGTCGTCGGTGTTCTTTATGTTATGACCGAAGTAGAGGAGGGAGAGAGATGAGACACAGTGGCGGCCTTGTCGCTGCCATTCGCCGGAAAATTTAGGGGAAAAGGGGCGGCGGCGCATATCTGTGTTCTGGGGAGGAAGAGGACGAGGGAGAAGGGAATCAGAGGGCGGGGCGGCGGCCGACGGCCGGCGTTGttgccggagaagaagagagaaggggggAGAGGCTGTGTTGGGATTGGGGTTGCCGGGGCGGTGGGGGGGGAAGAGACGACTGATTGTGTgtgttaaaattaaattatagagggattaagtttaattaattaaattaaattaaatactaaacaTTTCAacttttagaaagtagccaagTTTAGTGGAACAaaccaaaatgaaaatgtgtccaactttaatgggacggagggagtatatataaaaagaaatactccctccgtcccggctatCTTGAGATCTTTTTtttggcacgaaaattaagaaagtaGTGTtttgtgtaggtgaaaaagtgaaaatataaataaagggtaaattttttgccaaaTAAAAAACACCAAAACTTTGGTAcaatcgggtgtaccgtacaactaGATTGACCCGCCCCAAAATAGCGTTTATTTGTTCAGATCAGGATGCGGGTCAGGGTCTAAGTGAGAGTACAACctgattgtacggtacacctaGTTGTATCCAAAACCACCTCATAAGGAAATGTCTCAAGATATGGTGAGAcgtccaaaaagaaaagtgtctcaagataggtgggacgTAGGAAGTATAAACACATTTTCAATACTTTACACAGGTTAAAAAACACTAGTAGTTTATATATACTTAAGTTGATAAAAAGAAATTGTCCAAATGAAACAAAACTTTCTCACTCATAAACGTTGCATCACTATGCGGCGTTTATTAGCAATTGAATTGATGCTTGAGTTGATAAATTGCTTCAAGAGACAAGAATATAAGCAATGGCATACATCATAAATGGAATTGGTCACATGCATAAGTTGACAAATACAACAGTAAATATGATGGAGCATTCTCACTCTTGCATTACTGTTTTACTGGCAGTGGTTCTACCGCTCCTTACTGGCAATTATAGGCCGAGGTTGAAGGACTATACAGTCATTTACCTCAACTTTCAGTAGGCAAACATAACATAATACATGATCATGCAACACAGACAGATTATGAGTTGTAAACTAGAGAAAAGAAACAGGGAATGAAAAATAAGGATTCAAAAAGCTTAATTAGGAATTACAGCCAATGGGTAGCCAGCCAGTCTCAAACTGGCTACTAATCGAAGCAAAATAGAGACTCAAAGAGTCCTCTCATAATAAATCGATTACTCGACTAGAACTAACTGAACTTGCTGGAACAGCCTCTATGACCCAGCTCTTTCTAAATGGAAGCACAAGTTGACAAATAAGGGTGGAACAAAATTTTGCAGTATAAGGAGAATTGTACGGAAATCTCAGGTAACTTTATGCTCTGCCTCCCGATTGATGCGTGGCTAATGTTACCACCCGGTAAGACTGAATATATGGTTGCATTATATCATGCTTTGAGATCATCCGACATGGCTGATGGTATACAGTGGGTCGAGAGGATGTCCAAGGTTGCTGCTTTAGCAGTCTTCGTCTGGAGAACTACAATCTGTACAAACGAGATGATTGAAGTTTAAAACCTACTTGGCAAGATAGTAAAGGACAAGCATAAAAGACGGAAAGCTCACCTGTTGATATTCCAGATCAAATTTTAAGTATTTATCATTGCAGCTCTCAACCATGCTAGCCAAACTCTTCAGATTCTTCACAGGCTGGCCGTTAAAGGCATGAACCTACATGCATAGAAACACAAGCACAGGTGTAAATAAGAAGGATTGCCTTTCAGTGGTTCGTGTGAGTTTATCAAATAAACACACCCTGGGGGCATATGGGCATATACATTTTCGATTGATAGAATTTATCTATCTTTGACAAACCCTTATATCAGAGGACTAGCATATTTATCACTAACCTGGGTGTTGACAATTTCCTCATATCCAATATTGATGTCGGCCACAAGAACCTTTAACAAGTTTCACAAGCAAACAAATGTTAACAACATAATGATCACTCTCCAatataacataaaaaataaGCATCATGGTGCTGTCAAGATTAACCTGAGAAACAACAACGATTTGTTCATCCACCGATTGGGGCATTTCATGCAAGAGTTTGTCCAACAACTTGACTGGAGCTTCATACTCATAATCTTTTCCATACTGGAGATAGGGGAGAAAAATAAGATAATAAAGTTGGACATAGAGCAGTATAGGAATAAGTAGGCATATCTTGGATGTTAATACTGTTGAGACCAGAACCCTAACCTCAGAACGTAGGTATGGAACGGAAACTGTTGAAAAAACAAATCCAGCAATAATATAATATGATGGAGGTCGTCCCTTATTGTGAGCTGGAACGAGCCTTCTGTGCGTGCCAAGCTTGACTTTAAACTTCAGAGTTTGAGAATTACGCAGAACTTTAATTGCAGCAGTATCCCCAGTATACTTTTGGGATACCAGGTAGCTGAAGCCTATGCGCTCACCATGCCTAAATGGAACTGCATGCGaccaatgatgagttatgagcCCCAACATTGCAAGGTTAAAGAGCAGAGATGCATGCGGCTCTATAAAGCTTGCAGCACCAAAATTACAGATATGTCTAACACTTCAATTATAGTTATAATTGATCGTTCTTAACTACTGCCGCCGGCCAATTCTCTACATTATGTTACATCTCTACTAATATATATTCCATGTAACCAAAAGCACAGGTTCTCAGGAAACGGCTTTTGGGGAGTGCTAAGAAACAATTCATAGATAAGCAAATAAATGAACTTGTGGTCTTCAATGCTAATCAAGAACCTTCCTGGAGTGCCAAGTAGAAGCCTCTTTCTACATGCAAGAGTGTTAGATAAAAAACCAGCATCTAAAAACCAAAAGTCTGTTTCACACAACCAACCAAAAGTCCTACTGATACTAGAAAAAGAAGTTTTTTCAGAGGTTTGATTTCAAGAATTTGGACCATATGTGAGGGAAGAGGTTGATAGAGGAAATAGTATCTGTACAGAGTGACCAGCGAACCCTTTATCAGCATCATACCTGTTCCATCATTAGCAATATCAACCCCATCAAAGCTAAGTATAATATCTGATGGTTTCAAAACAGAGTACTCTGGCGAAGTGGGATCAATT includes these proteins:
- the LOC131021194 gene encoding anaphase-promoting complex subunit 10, whose protein sequence is MAESSEGEEEGKLTGGNPQLVVDDDLRDMAKKAAWSVSSCKPGNGVASLRDDNLDTYWQSDGAQPHLVNIQFQKKVKLQLVVLYVDFKLDESYTPSKISIRAGDGFHNLKEIKTVELVKPTGWVYISLSGSDPRETFVNTFMLQIAVLSNHLNGRDTHLRQIKVYGPRPNPIPHQPFHFTSTEFITYSILR